One Polaribacter sp. KT25b DNA segment encodes these proteins:
- the uvrA gene encoding excinuclease ABC subunit UvrA, with protein sequence MKTDLSTINPKENIIIKGAKLHNLKNIDVVIPRNKLVVITGLSGSGKSSLAFDTLYAEGQRRYVESLSSYARQFLGKLNKPKVDYIKGIAPAIAIEQKVNSTNPRSTVGTSTEIYDYIKLLYARIGKTYSPISNQEVKKDTVSDVVNFIKKFADKTKLLLLAPIIIDESRDLKTLLQVLEQQGYARLKWNEKVYRIGDFPIDDYKNEALYLVVDRIVTKDDEDFYNRLADAIQTAFFEGKGVCFIENLADNKVSEFSNKFDLDGMSFLEPNTHLFSFNNPYGACPTCEGYGNVIGIDEDLVIPNTGLSIMEDCIFPFKTPSYIHYKEELISVAYQFDIPIHKPWFQLTDKQKELVWNGNKSFNGIHHFFSVLEEKSYKIQNRVMLSRYRGKTKCTTCNGKRLRKEANYVKINEKTISDLVTLPLDELAVFFKNIKLNKYEEKIAKRLLTEINNRLLFLTDVGLSYLTINRTSNTLSGGESQRINLATSLGSSLVGSMYILDEPSIGLHPKDTERLIKVLKDLRNLGNTVIVVEHDEDIMREADYIIDIGPEAGTYGGHVVAEGNFDKILKSESLTAKYLNEDLKIEVPKKRRTSKNSIQIIGAREHNLQNIDVTFPLNGLTVITGVSGSGKSTLIKNILYPSMQKKLNGFGDKIGQHTEIKGDFENIKNVEFIDQNPIGRSSRSNPVTYIKAYDDIRALFSNQKLAKIRNYKPKHFSFNVEGGRCEVCKGDGIVTIEMQFMADVHLECDACNGKRFKKEVLEVKFDGKSIDDILKLTIDDAVEFFSENLVTKIAKKLKPLQDVGLGYVQLGQSSSTLSGGEAQRIKLASFLVKGITKDKALFIFDEPTTGLHFHDIKKLLASFNALINKGHSIIVIEHNIELIKCADYIIDLGLEGGKKGGNLIFQGTPEDLAKNKTSFTAKYLAEKL encoded by the coding sequence ATGAAGACCGATCTTTCTACAATAAATCCTAAAGAAAACATCATTATTAAAGGTGCAAAATTGCATAACTTAAAAAATATTGATGTTGTAATACCTAGAAATAAACTTGTTGTAATAACTGGACTTTCTGGCTCTGGAAAATCTTCTTTAGCTTTTGACACCTTATATGCAGAAGGGCAAAGACGTTATGTAGAAAGTTTAAGTTCTTATGCGCGTCAGTTTTTAGGAAAATTAAACAAACCAAAAGTAGATTATATTAAAGGTATTGCCCCAGCAATTGCTATTGAGCAAAAAGTAAATTCTACAAATCCGCGTTCTACAGTTGGTACAAGTACAGAAATTTACGATTATATAAAACTTTTATATGCAAGAATTGGTAAAACTTACTCTCCTATTTCTAATCAAGAGGTTAAAAAAGATACGGTTTCTGATGTTGTTAATTTTATAAAAAAGTTTGCTGATAAAACAAAACTTTTACTGCTTGCACCAATCATTATAGATGAAAGCCGAGATTTAAAAACCTTATTGCAAGTTTTAGAACAGCAAGGTTATGCTCGTTTAAAATGGAATGAAAAAGTTTATAGAATTGGCGATTTCCCAATAGATGATTACAAAAATGAAGCATTATATTTAGTGGTAGACAGAATTGTTACTAAAGATGATGAAGATTTTTATAACCGATTGGCAGATGCAATACAAACTGCTTTTTTTGAAGGTAAAGGAGTTTGCTTTATAGAAAACTTAGCAGATAACAAGGTTTCTGAGTTTAGCAATAAATTCGACTTAGACGGCATGTCTTTTTTAGAACCAAACACACATTTATTTAGTTTTAACAATCCTTATGGCGCTTGCCCAACTTGCGAAGGTTACGGAAATGTAATTGGTATTGATGAAGATTTAGTAATACCAAATACTGGTTTATCTATTATGGAAGACTGTATTTTTCCTTTTAAAACGCCATCTTACATACACTATAAAGAAGAATTAATTTCTGTTGCGTATCAGTTTGATATTCCTATTCATAAACCTTGGTTTCAGTTAACTGATAAACAAAAAGAATTGGTTTGGAATGGTAATAAATCTTTTAACGGTATTCATCATTTCTTTTCAGTTCTAGAAGAAAAAAGCTATAAAATTCAGAATAGAGTAATGCTTTCTCGTTATCGCGGAAAAACAAAATGTACTACATGTAACGGTAAACGTTTGCGAAAAGAAGCAAATTATGTAAAAATAAATGAAAAAACTATTTCTGATTTAGTTACGCTTCCGTTAGATGAATTAGCAGTCTTTTTTAAGAATATAAAACTAAACAAATACGAAGAAAAAATTGCAAAACGTTTGTTAACAGAAATCAACAATCGACTTCTTTTTTTAACGGATGTTGGTTTGTCATATTTAACCATTAACAGAACTTCTAACACACTTTCTGGCGGAGAAAGTCAGCGTATAAATTTGGCAACTTCTTTAGGAAGTTCTCTAGTTGGTTCTATGTATATTTTAGATGAACCAAGTATAGGTTTGCATCCAAAAGATACAGAAAGATTGATAAAAGTTTTAAAAGATTTGCGCAATTTAGGTAACACGGTAATTGTAGTAGAACATGATGAAGATATCATGAGAGAAGCAGATTACATTATAGATATTGGCCCAGAAGCTGGTACTTATGGTGGTCATGTTGTTGCGGAAGGAAATTTTGACAAAATTTTAAAATCTGAATCTTTAACTGCAAAATATTTAAATGAAGATTTAAAAATAGAGGTTCCTAAAAAACGAAGAACTTCAAAAAATAGTATCCAAATTATTGGCGCAAGAGAACATAATTTACAAAATATCGATGTTACTTTTCCGCTAAACGGATTAACAGTTATAACAGGTGTTTCTGGTTCTGGAAAAAGTACCTTGATAAAAAATATTTTATATCCATCAATGCAAAAAAAACTGAATGGTTTTGGAGATAAAATTGGTCAACATACAGAAATAAAAGGCGATTTTGAAAATATAAAAAATGTAGAATTTATAGATCAAAATCCTATCGGACGTTCTTCTCGCTCAAATCCGGTAACGTATATAAAAGCCTATGACGATATTAGAGCATTATTTTCTAATCAGAAATTAGCAAAAATAAGAAATTACAAACCAAAACATTTTTCTTTTAATGTAGAAGGCGGTCGTTGTGAAGTTTGTAAAGGAGACGGAATTGTAACCATCGAGATGCAATTTATGGCAGATGTACATTTAGAATGCGACGCTTGTAATGGAAAACGTTTCAAAAAAGAAGTTTTAGAAGTTAAGTTTGACGGGAAATCTATCGACGATATATTAAAATTAACAATTGATGATGCTGTTGAATTTTTCTCGGAAAATTTAGTCACTAAAATTGCAAAAAAACTAAAACCTTTGCAAGATGTTGGTTTAGGTTATGTGCAATTAGGGCAATCTTCTTCTACCCTTTCTGGTGGTGAAGCGCAGAGAATAAAATTGGCATCCTTTTTAGTAAAAGGAATTACTAAAGACAAAGCTTTATTTATTTTTGATGAACCAACAACAGGTTTACACTTTCATGATATTAAAAAATTATTAGCGTCATTTAATGCTTTAATTAACAAAGGTCATTCTATTATTGTGATTGAACATAATATTGAGTTGATAAAATGTGCAGATTACATTATAGATCTTGGTTTAGAAGGTGGTAAAAAAGGTGGAAACCTTATTTTTCAAGGAACTCCAGAAGATTTAGCCAAAAATAAAACCTCTTTTACGGCAAAATATTTAGCAGAGAAATTATAA
- a CDS encoding RNA polymerase sigma factor, whose translation MRIQKETDSSLIKGYINGNEAFLEVLIKRHQHRLYSFIFSKIKDKDLTEDIFQDTFIKVIKTLKKGNYNEEGKFLPWVMRIAHNLVIDYFRKNNRMPKFKNTDDFDIFSVLGDNNLNAEKQLIQDQIFEDVRDLIKGLPEEQKEVLVMRMYKDMSFKEISENTGVSINTALGRMRYALINMRKLIENNKIILVNQ comes from the coding sequence ATGCGTATACAAAAAGAAACAGATAGTAGTTTAATAAAGGGTTACATTAATGGTAATGAAGCTTTTTTAGAGGTCTTAATTAAAAGACATCAACATCGTTTATATAGTTTTATTTTTAGTAAAATTAAAGATAAAGATCTTACAGAAGATATTTTTCAAGACACTTTTATAAAAGTAATTAAAACGCTAAAAAAAGGAAATTATAATGAAGAAGGTAAATTTTTACCTTGGGTAATGCGTATTGCTCACAATTTAGTAATCGATTATTTTAGAAAAAATAATAGAATGCCTAAATTTAAAAATACAGACGATTTTGATATTTTTTCTGTTTTAGGTGATAACAACCTTAATGCAGAAAAACAATTGATACAAGATCAGATTTTTGAAGATGTAAGAGATCTAATAAAGGGTTTGCCAGAAGAACAAAAAGAAGTTTTAGTTATGCGTATGTATAAAGATATGAGTTTTAAAGAAATAAGCGAAAATACTGGGGTTAGCATTAATACAGCTTTGGGTAGAATGCGCTATGCTTTAATAAATATGCGAAAATTAATAGAAAATAATAAAATTATTTTAGTAAACCAATAA